From the genome of Phaeodactylum tricornutum CCAP 1055/1 chromosome 13, whole genome shotgun sequence, one region includes:
- a CDS encoding predicted protein encodes MVFLTLSQKVNQFLGPAMLRNGLRARYALGRGVVHDNPTLDNFLLIPLAQKLISLESREEMQQATLLGKVAPSWLERIFSRNSQNEEEDATPLVDAEIRVKVLERYLRPVLCRNNRWSEVRRWQFHPRFLKWARAEYLLARHGDHLQAVMGAFPSLQKTLQLQVRQRSFQKLLSGKLTMDSDQEVVDPSTLPKSSLLTKVLEMESWTGQKDTSATSARMKQIAERVGGQVLELRGGGLRFATVSQEADLSALSLQEILELAGGHVANCGPFNTLCEEADIYQLWTEEYVEGLGSYLRKRTEQYHGDTLVLDVGAGDGLLAKYLRDYFEKEFTSRKTPARQRKVVPRPRRGLPSPKTPTIIATDDGSWRVSEKAPVERMSVEETLDKLIQSDKAQQVIVLCSWMPLSEDWTTLFRSRNVGEYILIGEYDEGQCGDNWETWGNPRFRSSIDEEWEGLVQQDEIENEQFQIRPADTPKAPHQADGYKRHELRSLRPYQFSRFDCSVSKAGGTISFRRT; translated from the coding sequence ATGGTGTTTCTGACGCTCAGCCAAAAAGTGAATCAATTTCTGGGGCCTGCGATGCTTCGAAATGGCCTGAGAGCACGCTATGCTTTGGGACGGGGTGTAGTTCATGACAATCCGACGCTCGATAACTTTTTACTCATTCCTCTCGCTCAAAAGCTCATTTCTTTGGAATCACGTGAGGAAATGCAACAGGCAACGCTACTAGGAAAGGTGGCACCCTCCTGGTTGGAGAGAATTTTTAGTCGCAACAGCCAAAatgaggaggaagacgcGACACCGTTGGTAGATGCAGAAATTCGCGTCAAAGTGCTGGAACGCTACCTCCGTCCGGTTCTATGCCGCAACAATCGTTGGAGCGAGGTTCGACGTTGGCAATTCCATCCCAGATTTCTGAAATGGGCCCGGGCAGAATATTTGCTGGCTCGACATGGTGATCATCTGCAGGCCGTAATGGGCGCGTTCCCTTCCCTGCAAAAAACACTGCAATTGCAAGTTCGACAACGTAGTTTTCAAAAGTTGCTCTCTGGCAAATTAACCATGGACAGCGATCAAGAAGTCGTTGATCCATCTACGCTTCCTAAGAGTTCTCTCTTGACAAAAGTGCTGGAAATGGAATCTTGGACTGGGCAGAAAGATACGTCTGCCACCAGTGCTAGGATGAAGCAAATCGCAGAAAGAGTCGGCGGTCAGGTACTCGAGCTGCGTGGTGGCGGACTGCGCTTTGCCACCGTTTCTCAGGAAGCGGATCTTTCCGCGCTTAGTTTACAGGAAATATTGGAGCTAGCGGGTGGACATGTTGCCAATTGTGGTCCATTCAACACACTTTGCGAAGAAGCCGATATTTACCAGCTGTGGACGGAGGAATACGTCGAAGGCTTGGGGTCGTATTTGCGCAAACGGACGGAACAGTACCATGGAGATACTTTGGTCCTAGATGTGGGGGCAGGTGATGGACTGCTGGCCAAGTATCTACGCGACTACTTCGAAAAGGAATTCACGTCACGCAAGACGCCAGCAAGGCAGAGAAAGGTAGTTCCACGGCCGAGACGCGGGCTTCCTTCCCCGAAAACCCCTACAATCATCGCAACCGACGACGGTAGCTGGAGAGTGTCAGAAAAAGCTCCCGTTGAACGCATGTCTGTTGAAGAGACTTTGGACAAATTGATTCAGTCAGATAAGGCACAACAGGTCATCGTTTTGTGCAGCTGGATGCCCCTATCGGAAGATTGGACAACCTTGTTTCGATCGCGAAATGTCGGCGAATATATTTTGATTGGTGAATATGACGAAGGACAGTGTGGCGACAATTGGGAAACTTGGGGAAATCCAAGGTTTCGTTCATCCATAGACGAAGAGTGGGAGGGTTTGGTCCAACAAGATGAGATAGAAAACGAACAGTTCCAGATCCGTCCAGCGGATACACCAAAAGCTCCGCACCAAGCGGACGGTTACAAGCGCCACGAACTTCGAAGTTTGCGACCATATCAATTTTCAAGGTTCGACTGTTCCGTGTCGAAAGCAGGTGGCACAATTAGCTTCCGTCGTACCTAG
- a CDS encoding predicted protein translates to MPSLIAKNGALLFALIGLPYCQAFITICPTSTCKQTLLRGTLPSEEILADKPEADNEYSSQKSRREMLASAASSLAYFPVYSSLEANAIEKKEAVFFNSLSDLPPLADDNVRIFLCRHGQTENNRLKLIQGSRLDPSINETGQEQARRLGKALSFALPVVPTIVFHSPLIRARQTAQIAALQFSSNPSVSSPTLRQLDSLNEIDFGSAAEGESVEPYRAKMMATYAGWSVGELDLSMGEGGETGGEVLARIEKSLQDLAKSASNASNRCVAAIAHSTFLKILLATAQNIPLAQVAMLEQKNCCVNVLDLSTKQAINLASRSELLGGPLSLAPLEFTLSIPKTAVIRMNEKRHLGVAAFQTTVSNSATRRFHSAGLRTTHEESDIDSRRDFLLQTVSLLSGGVALSGSPDSATAVVGALPEFADSNAILQGVTIKVADQSQQEAMVLFLKDSFDFEVLRRRVQGSIEETWLGYGPEQLRIPDDFTLPVSSFNTYGGHASVRLVYDAKATVPLYRTGEKAPGENFAFLQVAVPGYRISQMVKHGGNIIDAYGFVNVVSPSGLPMRGIVGITPDPIMFVAINCIDVKASQAFYEKLGFQKQEYPYARPSKGTGPFEPAQPSKSVYMAPSANCMGLLLLPSKKKRLQANPVVQSLNLVYTPSEESDSADTMPTLFDPSGIAVSFQSVPQFELEEKETRIVNRILICVAALSNVASFLPASLPRSQTKSKVKQHLVPVDAFSSSLVTSVVEYFDGSTIVDPTIVSDVYWQSLGSRIVSVVIAQVLVIATFAVVSWVASKQIGNTINFIALKIFGQDRRTEAKNIDGASGQRLKVPPNLSNVPPRSPDFGKLFVCVIIDIVGSSSELLPIIGELSDVVYAPIAALLLRKLYNSNVIFALEFVEEILPFTDILPLATICWTVDTFAPDSDVAKFLNVGNYGNSQARASTSFDDGMDAIDVNGEVKSPAKKASTTIASRDDGQLR, encoded by the exons ATGCCGTCGCTGATTGCGAAAAATGGAGCGCTCCTCTTTGCGCTGATAGGACTTCCATATTGCCAGGCATTCATCACTATATGTCCAACCTCCACATGCAAGCAGACACTCCTACGCGGAACGCTTCCAAGTGAAGAAATCCTTGCAGATAAGCCCGAAGCTGACAATGAATATTCGTCGCAAAAGAGTCGTCGGGAAATGTTGGCCTCCGCAGCATCTTCCTTGGCTTACTTTCCAGTATATTCATCCCTGGAAGCTAATGCTATagaaaagaaggaagctGTCTTCTTCAATTCCTTGTCGGATCTTCCTCCTTTAGCTGACGACAATGTACGtatttttctttgtcgacaTGGCCAAACGGAAAACAATCGCCTCAAGCTAATTCAAGGATCACGACTTGATCCTTCCATAAACGAAACAGGGCAAGAACAGGCTCGGAGACTGGGGAAAGCACTATCTTTTGCGCTTCCGGTTGTCCCTACGATCGTTTTTCATTCGCCCTTGATTCGCGCCCGCCAAACGGCCCAAATCGCGGCTTTGCAGTTTTCCAGCAATCCATCCGTCTCGTCGCCGACCCTCCGTCAATTAGACAGCTTGAACGAAATCGATTTTGGAAGCGCTGCTGAAGGCGAATCAGTCGAGCCTTACCGGGCGAAGATGATGGCTACCTATGCTGGCTGGTCCGTAGGAGAGCTAGACCTCAGCATGGGGGAAGGCGGCGAAACGGGAGGGGAGGTACTGGCACGAATCGAAAAATCGTTACAGGACCTCGCCAAGAGTGCGTCCAACGCTTCAAATCGATGTGTTGCAGCCATAGCGCATTCAACCTTCCTCAAAATACTGTTGGCCACGGCCCAAAATATTCCTTTGGCGCAAGTAGCGATGTTGGAACAAAAAAACTGTTGCGTCAATGTGCTCGATTTAAGCACCAAGCAAGCCATAAACCTGGCATCTAGGAGCGAGTTACTAGGAGGCCCCCTCTCGCTAGCACCATTGGAGTTTACGTTGTCGATCCCCAAGACAGCCGTAATCCGGATGAACGAAAAGCGACACCTTG GCGTCGCCGCTTTCCAAACGACAGTCTCCAATTCTGCGACTCGACGATTCCATTCGGCCGGATTACGGACGACCCATGAGGAGAGCGACATAGATTCACGTAGGGACTTCCTGCTACAGACGGTTTCACTACTATCGGGTGGCGTTGCGTTGTCAGGTTCTCCAGACAGTGCCACAGCTGTCGTTGGCGCGTTACCTGAGTTTGCCGATTCCAATGCAATCTTGCAGGGTGTTACTATAAAAGTAGCCGATCAGTCGCAGCAGGAGGCCATGGTTTTATTTTTGAAAGActcttttgatttcgaaGTTTTACGACGGCGTGTTCAAGGATCAATCGAAGAAACATGGTTAGGCTACGGTCCTGAACAGCTGCGAATACCAGACGACTTCACCCTTCCAGTGTCGTCCTTCAACACTTACGGAGGCCATGCTTCCGTTCGTCTCGTATATGACGCCAAGGCGACGGTTCCCTTGTATCGGACGGGAGAGAAAGCGCCAGGCGAAAATTTTGCTTTTCTGCAAGTTGCTGTTCCAGGCTACCGAATTTCGCAAATGGTTAAGCACGGTGGCAACATCATTGACGCTTACGGTTTTGTCAACGTGGTTTCACCATCGGGACTACCAATGCGAGGGATTGTAGGGATCACCCCGGACCCAATAATGTTTGTGGCAATCAATTGCATAGACGTTAAGGCCAGTCAGGCCTTCTACGAAAAGCTGGGATTCCAAAAGCAAGAGTATCCGTATGCACGACCCTCGAAGGGAACGGGACCGTTTGAGCCAGCACAACCATCAAAATCGGTTTACATGGCGCCTTCCGCTAACTGTATGGGATTACTCCTGCTCCCGTCGAAGAAAAAACGTCTTCAAGCCAACCCTGTTGTGCAGTCTTTGAATCTCGTATACACGCCATCGGAAGAATCCGATTCTGCTGATACCATGCCGACACTATTTGATCCTTCGGGTATTGCCGTTTCTTTCCAATCTGTTCCTCAGTTTGAgctagaagaaaaagaaactaG AATAGTGAATAGAATTCTCATCTGTGTCGCCGCCTTATCAAACGTTGCTTCCTTTCTTCCGGCTTCGCTCCCGAGGagtcaaacaaaaagcaaagtAAAGCAACATTTGGTACCAGTGGATGCTTTCAGCTCTTCGCTGGTAACCTCTGTGGTGGAATATTTTGATGGTAGTACAATTGTAGACCCTACCATCGTTTCCGATGTGTATTGGCAATCACTAGGTAGCAGAATTGTTTCCGTGGTCATTGCACAGGTTCTAGTTATCGCCACTTTTGCCGTTGTTTCTTGGGTTGCTTCGAAGCAAATTGGTAACACTATAAATTTCATTGCCCTCAAGATTTTTGGACAAGACAGACGAACGGAGGCAAAGAATATCGATGGAGCTTCCGGCCAGCGGCTCAAAGTACCACCAAACTTATCGAATGTGCCACCTCGTAGTCCCGACTTTGGCAAGCTTTTTGTTTGCGTGATAATTGACATTGTTGGGTCGTCTTCGGAGCTGCTTCCCATCATCGGAGAATTGTCGGATGTTGTGTACGCACCGATTGCGGCACTCTTGTTACGCAAATTATACAACAGTAACGTTATCTTTGCGTTGGAATTTGTGGAGGAAATTTTGCCCTTTACTGATATTTTGCCCCTCGCCACGATTTGTTGGACTGTCGATACCTTTGCACCCGATTCGGATGTTGCCAAGTTTTTGAATGTTGGCAATTACGGGAATTCTCAGGCTCGTGCTAGCACTTCCTTTGATGATGGGATGGACGCAATTGACGTAAATGGAGAAGTGAAATCTCCGGCAAAAAAAGCTTCTACAACGATAGCGAGTAGAGACGACGGGCAACTAAGGTGA
- a CDS encoding predicted protein, protein MLVGDVPLAFLTNFGCYIHKTGAFDSVLGNNFLLYAGTQPDGSIGCGLSVDASPLNPSEETWFYDFSTETWTKTVFAGSRPPALIDVQGVYIEPYMYAFGGFKYECPGDGQVYNPDTYRYEVTLPTPRPTVSPTSMPTKEPEPNATSGTLSSTGFIKLAIIVLSFMMSQNNLYP, encoded by the coding sequence ATGTTGGTCGGAGATGTTCCTTTGGCTTTTCTCACAAATTTTGGATGCTACATCCACAAAACAGGCGCTTTTGACTCGGTACTAGGAAATAATTTTTTATTGTATGCTGGTACGCAGCCAGACGGGTCCATCGGGTGTGGATTGTCGGTCGATGCTTCTCCCTTGAATCCGTCCGAAGAAACATGGTTCTACGACTTTTCTACCGAAACCTGGACAAAGACCGTCTTTGCTGGATCGCGGCCTCCCGCTTTAATTGATGTGCAAGGTGTCTACATTGAACCTTACATGTACGCGTTTGGAGGTTTCAAATACGAGTGTCCCGGGGACGGACAAGTGTACAATCCTGATACATATCGCTACGAAGTCACTCTACCCACTCCAAGACCAACAGTGAGCCCCACGTCAATGCCCACCAAAGAACCAGAACCCAACGCTACTAGCGGAACGCTTTCGAGCACCGGCTTCATCAAATTGGCGATTATTGTGCTCAGTTTTATGATGTCGCAGAACAATTTGTATCCGTAA
- a CDS encoding predicted protein, whose translation MATSHVIPPEFLPRENPKNIDENTDNETCIGSLFADDKDQDEQDDHPERLIQVVTVGHDQTYTLSLPPDVGTLFAHCVWSGSLYLSDFLARCAKDFLLHQKTVELGAGTGLPSLVALAHGSDLSILTDYPDELVLQSLRETVGLNWDAICDRRTPYFPRPPPVAVVGHDWGTSVDPVVREAMRLSHGVDKSNFDLAILSECLWMHRSHAALARSVDQLVHPKHGRVVLTYAHHVPGYEEEDDAFFELCSTHHRLVTVHQEFRLCPYMWDDTKTITVYLRVLARPSGAQVVTGRWHFME comes from the coding sequence ATGGCAACATCCCACGTGATTCCTCCCGAGTTCTTGCCGCGAGAAAACCCCAAAAACATCGACGAAAACACAGACAACGAGACTTGTATAGGATCACTTTTTGCCGACGACAAAGATCAGGATGAACAAGATGATCACCCTGAACGCCTGATACAAGTAGTTACAGTCGGCCACGACCAGACTTACACATTGTCACTTCCACCAGACGTTGGAACGCTCTTTGCCCATTGCGTTTGGAGCGGGTCCTTGTATTTGTCAGATTTTTTGGCTCGCTGTGCCAAAGACTTCCTGCTGCATCAGAAGACGGTCGAGTTAGGCGCGGGTACCGGTCTGCCCTCTCTGGTGGCGCTCGCACACGGTTCGGATCTGTCTATTCTCACCGACTACCCCGACGAACTTGTCCTGCAGTCTTTACGAGAAACGGTTGGTTTAAACTGGGATGCAATTTGTGATCGGCGTACGCCATATTTTCCTCGTCCCCCTCCAGTGGCCGTGGTTGGACATGATTGGGGAACTTCGGTCGACCCGGTCGTCCGGGAAGCGATGCGCCTTTCGCATGGCGTTGACAAGTCTAACTTTGATTTGGCTATATTGTCGGAATGTTTGTGGATGCATCGGTCCCACGCAGCGTTGGCCCGGTCCGTGGACCAACTAGTGCACCCAAAACACGGACGCGTAGTTCTGACCTACGCCCATCACGTTCCCGGCTacgaggaggaggacgatgcCTTCTTTGAGTTGTGCAGTACACACCATCGACTAGTAACCGTACATCAAGAGTTTCGACTTTGTCCCTACATGTGGGATGACACGAAAACAATTACAGTGTATCTCCGCGTTTTGGCTAGACCAAGCGGCGCACAAGTAGTAACTGGTAGATGGCATTTTATGGAATGA
- a CDS encoding predicted protein: MAKKKDSFKRRRISGDLVEKAGSLDAGPQQKVDEKVVTEDSSSRRKAELLQAESEVHSDGEDIDDTTVRNDGRYRNKQRCLTLCSRGVTARYRHLLEDLRTLMPHHKKESKLDPGEDGVGQAVSDICEMRSCNTTMFLECRKRQDAYMWLGRVGGQSPGPSVRFHVTNIHTMDELRLTGNCMKGSRPIMTFDESFGRVDHLKLLKELFIDTFGTPRGHPKSKPFVDRVMAFCYADNRIWVRNYQVIEEQPSNAKEAHQIKKNSGREEATSMVEIGPRFVLNPIRIFRGSFGGQTLFQNPDFVSPNEIRSLERKSKGSQYDQRKNSQKERHERKSQLVLPEDPLKSVFR, from the exons AtggccaaaaagaaagatagTTTCAAACGCCGTCGAATTAGCGGTGATCTTGTCGAAAAGGCTGGAAGCCTGGATGCAGGGCCTCAACAAAAAGTCGACGAAAAGGTTGTCACGGAGGATAGTTCTTCAAGGAGAAAAGCTGAACTTCTCCAAGCCGAAAGTGAAGTACATAGCGACGGTGAGGATATCGACGATACTACCGTGCGGAATGATGGTCGGTATCGAAACAAGCAGCGTTGTTTGACCCTTTGCTCTCGGGGTGTCACGGCACGCTACCGCCATCTATTGGAAGATCTGCGCACGCTCATGCCGCACCACAAGAAGGAGTCCAAACTTGATCCAGGTGAGGACGGGGTTGGCCAGGCTGTCAGCGATATTTGCGAAATGCGTTCCTGCAACACGACTATGTTCTTGGAATGTCGCAAAAGACAGGATGCGTACATGTGGCTGGGCCGCGTCGGTGGTCAGTCGCCCGGCCCGAGTGTGCGTTTTCATGTCACAAACATTCATACGATGGATGAGCTGCGTTTGACGGGGAATTGTATGAAAGGATCCCGGCCGATTATGACGTTTGATGAGAGCTTTGGGCGTGTGGATCACTTGAAGCTATTAAAGGAACTCTTCATTGACACATTTGGTACCCCGCGGGGCCATCCGAAGAGCAAGCCATTTGTTGATCGGGTGATGGCGTTTTGCTATGCGGACAACAGG ATCTGGGTGCGGAATTATCAAgttattgaagaacagcCGTCAAACGCCAAGGAAGCTCATCAAATTAAGAAGAATTCAGGAAGAGAAGAGGCTACTTCCATGGTGGAAATTGGCCCGCGTTTTGTTTTGAACCCGATCCGCATTTTTCGAGGATCGTTCGGAGGTCAAACCTTGTTCCAGAATCCTGATTTTGTGTCACCTAACGAGATCCGTTCCTTGGAACGAAAGAGCAAAGGAAGTCAATATGATCAGCGGAAAAACTCGCAGAAGGAGCGACACGAGCGGAAATCACAACTGGTTTTGCCGGAAGACCCGTTGAAATCCGTTTTTCGGTGA
- a CDS encoding predicted protein yields MDENRKRKASEDIEEGIVCPYLDTIQRSLLDFDFEPACSISMQTGPHIYGCLVCGKYFRGRGIQTPAYTHSVEESHFVFVHLTNGTFHCLPDDYEIKDTSLVDIQDALHPKFSPSEIRTIDTHTELSRDLFGRRYLPGFVGLNNLHKTDCVNAAVQALAHVQPLRDFFLSKSHNESLLSSKKSQASNRLAHHVAQCFGELVRKIWSSKRFKSTVDPHMLIQAIATASKKRFKVGVQAEAGELVAWLLHRLHVGTGGGRKAGSSIVHKTFQGKEGLKMNDQEVLVEIEETATDTHFLQLTLDIPEKPLFRDEDGGLVIPQEPLVSVLKKFDGVTFSDALNRSGVAQRKRYQLLKLPDYLILHLARFKDNRYTKEKNPSIVMFPVKNLDLGEYVHKEKQSLPTEEQIRGMTVRQKYDLVANITHESPADDGHYKCHVQHQATRQWYEIQDLHVQEIMPQQIGLSECYLLIFRKSGL; encoded by the exons ATGGACGAAAATCGCAAGCGCAAGGCTTCGGAAGATATTGAGGAAGGGATTGTTTGTCCATATTTGGACACGATTCAGCGATCGTTGTTAGATTTCGATTTCGAGCCGGCATGCAGTATTTCAATGCAAACAGGCCCACACATTTATGGTTGTCTCGTTTGCGGCAAGTACTTTCGCGGACGTGGAATCCAGACACCAGCTTACACACATTCAGTAGAAGAATCGCACTTTGTGTTTGTGCATTTGACTAACGGGACATTTCACTGTCTGCCGGATGATTACGAAATTAAAGATACGTCACTAGTCGATATTCAAGATGCATTGCATCCGAAGTTTTCCCCGAGCGAAATTCGAACAATCGACACCCACACAGAGCTCAGTCGGGACCTCTTTGGACGACGGTACCTGCCAGGCTTTGTTGGCTTGAATAACCTTCACAAAACTGACTGCGTGAATGCCGCCGTACAGGCACTGGCACATGTCCAGCCATTGCGTGATTTCTTTCTATCGAAAAGCCATAACGAGTCACTCCTGTCGTCGAAAAAATCCCAAGCGTCGAACCGACTTGCTCATCACGTGGCACAATGTTTCGGAGAGCTTGTGCGTAAAATTTGGAGTTCTAAGCGTTTTAAATCGACGGTCGACCCCCACATGCTGATCCAAGCAATTGCCACTGCCTCGAAAAAACGCTTCAAAGTCGGTGTACAGGCCGAAGCGGGGGAACTTGTGGCGTGGTTGCTGCATCGGTTGCATGTCGGGACAGGTGGAGGTCGTAAGGCTGGTAGTAGTATTGTGCACAAAACATTTCAAGGGAAA GAAGGTCTCAAAATGAATGATCAAGAAGTGTTAgtagaaattgaagaaacCGCCACCGATACACACTTTCTACAGCTCACTTTAGACATACCGGAAAAGCCACTATTTCGCGACGAAGACGGTGGTTTGGTCATTCCACAAGAACCGCTGGTGTCTGTTCTGAAAAAATTTGATGGTGTTACTTTTTCAGATGCCCTCAACCGCAGCGGCGTGGCCCAACGGAAGCGCTACCAACTCCTAAAACTACCGGACTACTTAATCTTACACTTGGCTCGCTTCAAAGACAATCGGTatacaaaagaaaaaaacCCTTCAATTGTCATGTTTCCGGTAAAGAACCTTGATCTTGGCGAGTACGTGCACAAGGAAAAACAAAGTCTACCAACTGAGGAGCAAATTCGAGGAATGACTGTACGTCAG AAGTACGATTTGGTTGCGAATATAACGCACGAGAGTCCTGCTGAC GACGGCCACTACAAGTGCCATGTGCAGCATCAAGCCACGCGACAGTGGTATGAAATTCAAGACTTGCACGTTCAAGAGATTATGCCGCAGCAAATTGGACTTTCCGAATGCTATCTTCTGATCTTTCGAAAGTCAGGATTGTAA
- a CDS encoding predicted protein produces MSIEHFPCSPLSHSFLNKVNCIRNARTAADVEHACFVFNKDMFALQENDERCEDAVPLIQELLEFGTAQTLCDKFRLANDSPQLTELVTAIMMLLKGTHGNGTEHRSLPPDLRSCQAVETVLHTIQLFPDEHDLQAYSVHTLYLLLKTSRDDGYHDLERSARSIGAVVLGVMERFESSPFFFVQSTLILELILANMNKNTSQQFRKKALARIQVGLDVVPEALDTARAVLNMLAPSTGKSITAFI; encoded by the coding sequence ATGTCGATCGAACATTTTCCTTGTAGTCCCTTATCTCATTCTTTCCTGAATAAGGTCAACTGCATTCGTAACGCTCGGACTGCGGCTGACGTCGAACACGCGTGTTTCGTCTTTAACAAAGACATGTTTGCGTTGCAGGAAAATGACGAACGTTGCGAAGATGCGGTCCCACTTATTCAGGAACTTTTGGAATTCGGAACAGCTCAGACTTTGTGTGACAAATTCCGTCTGGCGAACGACAGCCCCCAGCTGACCGAACTCGTCACGGCCATCATGATGCTGTTGAAAGGCACGCACGGGAACGGTACGGAACACCGGTCGTTGCCTCCAGACCTCCGTAGCTGCCAAGCTGTCGAAACAGTACTGCATACCATCCAACTTTTTCCGGACGAGCACGATTTACAAGCCTATAGTGTCCATACGCTTTATCTGCTACTCAAAACGAGTAGAGATGACGGATATCACGATTTGGAGCGATCCGCTCGATCCATTGGAGCAGTAGTCTTGGGAGTCATGGAACGTTTCGAGTCTTcccctttcttctttgtccaATCGACCTTGATTTTAGAGCTGATACTTGCCAACATGAACAAGAACACTTCACAACAATTCCGCAAAAAGGCCCTTGCCCGCATTCAAGTTGGGTTGGACGTCGTCCCCGAAGCCCTCGATACGGCAAGGGCTGTTCTCAATATGCTGGCGCCGAGTACTGGGAAATCAATAACCGCATTTATTTAA
- a CDS encoding predicted protein produces the protein MSEVPPTRMNQQIFKAKKKAAEGGHKLLKKKADALKVKFRDYAKSIAETKSSMATDAASAFFSMTQAEYAAGNFKRKVAEGGMTARVRVGAGVDNVAGVKLPVFTKYETGATAENQSLGLVGGGKKILAVREKFTVVLEMLIKLASLQTSFQTLDEALKVTNRRVNALENVTIPRIEGVLDYISRELDELEREDFTRLKLVQGKKQEEAKEEEKAKAIAAKLAAESGKPVLARGKENDEDITAQYDADDDADVVF, from the exons ATGTCGGAAGTTCCACCCACTCGCATGAATCAGCAGATCTTTAAAGCTAAGAAAAAGGCTGCGGAAGGAGGACACAAATTGCTTAAGAAGAAGGCGGACGCTTTAAAG GTCAAATTCCGGGACTATGCGAAAAGTATTGCGGAAACAAAGTCCAGTATGGCTACGGATGCTGCGTCTGCTTTTTTCAGCATGACGCAGGCCGAGTACGCTGCCGGTAACTTTAAGCGCAAGGTGGCCGAGGGCGGCATGACGGCGCGTGTCCGCGTCGGTGCTGGTGTCGACAATGTTGCAGGTGTCAAGCTACCAGTCTTTACTAAGTACGAAACGGGTGCGACCGCTGAAAATCAGTCCCTAGGTCTTGTCGGCGGgggaaagaaaattttggCAGTCCGTGAAAAGTTCACGGTTGTACTTGAAATGCTTATCAAGTTGGCGTCTCTCCAAACGTCATTTCAGACGCTGGATGAAGCGTTGAAAGTTACGAATCGTCGTGTCAACGCCCTTGAGAATGTGACAATTCCCAGGATTGAAGGTGTTCTCGACTACATCTCTCGTGAATTGGACGAATTGGAACGTGAGGACTTTACACGTCTAAAGCTGGTACAGGGTAAGAAACAAGAGGAAGCGAAGGAGGAGGAAAAAGCCAAGGCCATAGCAGCAAAGTTGGCGGCAGAAAGCGGCAAACCTGTCCTTGCGCGTGGGAAGGAAAACGACGAGGACATTACAGCGCAATACGATGCCGATGACGACGCTGATGTCGTGTTTTAG
- a CDS encoding predicted protein — MAPEAAKRGELDTCRRQPISPEEADDLISQCDTMLESIQGDILDAAALAQEAGFTVESDLTAIRTGTAATVLTAGHSNTDHVVVWTQDYATDRIAELKRNMATRVRAQQPEAKGQDRWDKPKLPGERRRRIVREKDAPEAPPEPPSSGYIIFLGQMTTKMRHDRPNEQHSQTRVVQEISKMWRIGLSDEERQYYADFCEQARVEYKQQDLEFRATGTFKPSEEFVREAGVGLWVRKTWKKKNVLEKEIAQYDTVKFPMRPPEFDEAYKKREIESKRRRKLKQKGLLNEDGTEKPL; from the coding sequence ATGGCGCCAGAGGCAGCGAAACGTGGAGAACTTGATACTTGCAGACGCCAGCCCATATCACCCGAAGAGGCGGATGATCTGATAAGTCAATGCGATACGATGCTGGAGTCGATCCAAGGCGACATTCTCGACGCTGCCGCCCTCGCTCAAGAGGCCGGTTTTACCGTCGAATCCGACTTGACGGCCATCCGTACGGGAACCGCCGCGACCGTGTTGACGGCTGGACACTCCAACACGGATCATGTTGTTGTCTGGACACAGGATTACGCCACAGATCGGATTGCGGAACTCAAACGTAACATGGCTACCCGTGTAAGGGCACAACAGCCCGAGGCCAAAGGCCAAGATCGCTGGGATAAGCCCAAACTACCGGGGGAACGCCGTCGGCGGATTGTGCGTGAAAAAGATGCACCCGAAGCTCCCCCCGAGCCGCCTTCGTCGGGATATATTATCTTTCTGGGCCAGATGACGACCAAAATGCGACACGATCGACCGAATGAACAGCATAGTCAAACGCGGGTAGTGCAAGAAATAAGCAAAATGTGGAGAATCGGGCTGTCCGATGAAGAGCGCCAGTATTATGCTGATTTTTGTGAGCAAGCACGTGTAGAATACAAGCAGCAAGACTTAGAATTTCGAGCAACCGGTACTTTCAAGCCATCGGAAGAGTTTGTGAGGGAAGCAGGTGTGGGGCTGTGGGTTCGGAagacatggaagaagaaaaatgttttggaaaaagagaTTGCGCAGTACGATACAGTAAAATTTCCGATGCGTCCACCTGAATTTGACGAAGCCTACAAAAAGCGAGAAATAGAGTCTAAGCGGAGGCGAAAGCTTAAGCAAAAAGGACTGCTAAATGAAGATGGAACCGAAAAACCTTTGTAA